In Hippoglossus hippoglossus isolate fHipHip1 chromosome 19, fHipHip1.pri, whole genome shotgun sequence, the DNA window aggtattaaaataaaagagaacGTCGTTAAAATAGTTAATAAGTAAATAGATTAATTAATCAATCTTAATTAATGATAAATCCTATGATTGAATTAATGTTGATTAACTAATAAATtaatctgaataaataaatgaaacactgaTCAAAGGCCAGCGCTGACTTTGTGCTGCGTTCAATGTACTGTTACAACCTCATGTAAAACGCACAACTATAGCGTGAATTTGACTTGAAGAAAGTAcgttaatttaaaaaatgacttgcACAAGACGTAGACTCAACTTTACTTTTATCTCACTTTATTAATCGCTCTCGAAGCATCACTATTGGTggaataacccccccccccccccaaacattCAGCCGCGCAGATCCGATGCGACGAGCTCCCTGAACGCAGCGTCGTACCGGATGTGACCCGCACTTTACGTTGACGTCtccagtgtttttaaaaaagcgGCGGTTGCTCCTCCACCTATTCATGAACCATTTGCCACCGATTCTCTGGCGCAGCTCCTCGGAAAAGTCACACGACGTACGTGCATTGTGGTTCCCCCCCCATTCGGACAACGTGGAAGCTTTCCCCCCCAGACGATCGATCCCCGTAACGAAGCAGCCAAACGCCATATTTTGTGGAGGAAAGCCCAGCTAGCATAGGTGGGCTAATGCTAACCAGCCGCAGCTAAGTGTGTTAGCTCCAGAGCGAGGTGCAGAGCTAGTGCGTGTTGTGCTGTTGTCACGCTGCGTGTGTTTCCTgcacaacttcatcaatttggAGAAAACCCTTAAGTCAATCTTACCTTTTGAGAAGTCGACATTTAAACTTGATTAGGACtcttgttttactttcactttattAAGTTACTTGTATAGAAAATCTGCTGTTTATAAGTGTTGCTAGACTCTTAATATCaggctcttattgtgaaatgtttatataaaatgttatagAATTGTAAATCCTGCTACTTTGAACCATCCTGTCTGTCTTTGCAGGTCAGTTTTACCATTTAATGAATATTTTGTTCGTTAATgctgttttcctcttgtttacACAGGATCCTGGTGCTTTACAGTAAAGCTGTGAGCTCCTTCTCTGCCCCAGGATCATGCAGCAGTatgcagaggagagaggccTTCTGGGAAAACTGTGTCCTGGGGACAAGAAGCTGGAGGGGAAGAACTTCTATTTGGACAATTTGAAGAAACGCGCAACAGCTCTGCTTTTGGAGGCCATATCTCTTTTAGGAGGGGTGAGCTTGTGACACCTGTCGGATCAAATGAAATGACCAATCTGACAGCATCCCAACTCGTATTGGTTTCTAAACCAAGTTCAACTTTTCAACATTAAAGTAGAAACTAATGAGTCAAtgtctgttttttcctcctgctgaAGAGAATCGAGAGTTTCCTACACAAGGATGTGAGCTTTGTTGTGACTGGAAGCCAAGAGGGTCTCCAAGAGGAGAGGAGCGTGGTGACCAAGGGACGGGAGAAGGGAACAAATGAAGAAACCCAACAAAAACCCAAGAGTCAGAGTGTCCTCATCAGCGAGAAACAGCAACCAGTAACTCCTCGACCGATGGTACTGAACATCAGGCACATATATGTGTCCAAAACCTttttacagtcactgatcagGCTCACAGGAGTGTTAAAATTCAATACTTAAGCTGATAATCGCGAATGAAAAACAATTGAACACCTAAAGTGCTGCTGTTTAACACTAAACCctgcatgtatttgtgttttcaggcttGTGGCAGCCGGGGGAAAGCTCTGCTTGAAAAGGCCATTCGCaacaatgtaagtcaatgtcgccaaaacatgttttaatctaGTAGATCTTCAGGCTTTAACCTTTTTTTCTGGGTATTGTTGATATTATACTGAAGAGTGACGtagtttgttattttgattCTAATGATTCTTTGTTGTAGGAGCGACTGCAGGGGAACAGTGTTCTGGCCAGTGCCCGATCGTGGGGAGTGAAGATTTTGTTTGTGGATGGtatcctttttaaaaaaaaacatgaatataacCACAGAGGGATTTGACATTAGAgagtaaaatgtctgtgttcACATATGTAGTGCTGTGAGGCCCTTCTCACAGCAGGTGGCACCATCcaagtgtttttgttctcaCTGGGTGTCTTACTAATAGAGGCTGAAGAATTCTGCTGTGTACCAACACAGAACTGTCACATTCTTAAAGCACAGAACAGTGTTTGTACTGTTCCTTAATGTGGTGTCAGATGTGATTTTGTATCTGAAACAACTGACTCGAGAGAGTTTCAACGTGAAGCACAGGAGACCTGAGGTAAGATTTCACTTAAAAAACACCCAGACACAACAGTTCAATATAAAGAAATCAAGTAAGTAAAGTAAGTGAATCGATAAAAGAAGGTCTTAAAGATGGGCGTTCAATTAAATCAGCTTCCATGAAAAGGAGGCATGAATAAGTAATATAAAAACTACTATGCCATAATGCACATCTGcatttattctttaatattaATGAGTCCttaaactttcctttttttaatgcagcGGACTTACCCCAAACAACCAGGTTCTCATGTTGTCAAAGGTtggtttatgttttgtgtttattttccaaatatTCTGATTTCTGTTGGTGTAGGTGTTTGAagtaatgttattgttttttttctgttcccctcctcttcccccggcacacagctgcagctctaaGAACTCCATACCTGAAAATCGAAGACTCCAGCAGGTGAGTTTCAGTCAGTgaagtttctgtttgtttattttctcccaAGAAAAGAGTGGGACTTGAATTCAAGTGCAAAGTTATAGAggagaaattgtgttttagGTCTGCCTCAGTCCATGTAGTGGTTGTTTAGTATCAGATTCAATTCCTTTTTTTTGCAGTTGAAGCGTAGTGACAGTGAAACTACTGTCTCTGTTTCTACCCATCATACCCCACTGGGTGCTAGTTGTGGCGGTTTGCATTTCAGCCCAGGAGATTTTCCTAATTGAACCTGTTAAGAAGTCCTATCATGTAATGTGACGAGGCCCCCTGCCCTCCAGTGGATGCGGCTCCCCAGGAGCCTTGTGCTCCAGCGGATACGATGTCTGCTTGATGAGACTTTGCAGGCTTCACTGCCAGTTCCTCCAGGGGATCTCGCTCTGTGCGAACAGGTCTTTTCATTTGCCCTCTCATTTCAGTTAATTGAAGTGCTCTGGCTAATGTTTAGACCCTGGCAATGAGAAACTGAACCCATGACATCTGAAAGGGTTGAACAGCAGTGCAGCTGGGGTCAATCTCATGTGTTCTCTCATTAGCAGAGTTGCAAAGTATGAAATCATACCCATGTGAGAGTTTGATAATAATCATAGTCATAATAATATTATGTATGTATTCAAATAGGCagtcttttttaattctttttattttacttactaaattctgtctttttgtcATCTAACCAGGAAATACAAACCCCTGCATATGCAGTCTACGACCTTCCCATCGCTTTGCTACTTGGGCCGATTCAGTCCCTTCGATATTCCTCCTCCTCGATTTGAAAATCCgactgaagaaggagaaagtaAAACAAGGTTTGTTCAGCTGTGCCGGAGTTGATATTTCAGAGCTATAGACAATTTTTAAGTTTCTAGTTTGATTCCTGACTGATTTgaattataaaagaaaacatatagAATGTTAAAtgctgtatataaaaaaaagaaggtctGTAATACTAGAAACTGATTTTTCACAATTGTTGTTTATTCTTTGTTAATCAGGGAGACGAAAAAAGTTGAAAGCAGCATTCAGGACAAATCCCAACCGGCGCTCACCTGTAACCCTGCACCGTGGCGTCCGCGCAAAAAGGAAACAGCATACTGCGAATGCTGTCATCAACCCTTCACtaacctggaggaggtggaaatcTTTTGAGTCTTTTCTTATTAGTATTTGATAGATTTGCAAACATCGTGTGCACAGTCTTTAACATAATCTTTGATCGGGTCTTTGCAGCACTTACAGTCTGATCAGCACCGTATGTTTGTGCTGGATCCCTCCAACTACACTGTGGTTGATCAACTTGTGGCTGAAATGCTCCCAGGATTCAACCCTAGTCCACCTGAACAAGCAGAAGAAACAGAGTGAGTTCGATGATTACTTAGTAATGTTGGAATGCAGTGATACTTTTGCTATTTGGTTTTTCACtagaaaaacagtgtttttctatatttttactatttttcaCATCTTCCTCCTAGACCACCAagtctgcagctcatccaggatGTCTGTGAACTGGAGCCTCTCACTGATGGCGAGACGGAACGTGCCATTCAGGCCCTGCGCAGACAAAGTTCATTGTCCATAACCCACATCTCCAATTCTACTGCGGGTCGTCTTACCATTGACCCTGGCTGCCCATCACTAGGAGTTCTGTTTCCCATCGCAAGTCCAGCCACACCACCTGCTGACATCCAGTCTTTCACTCCTACTGAGTGCCAGTTCCCGGATATCCAGCCCCACGCTTTGAGCCCCGTCATGCCTCTATTGGATGTTAAACCACAAAACCACGCCTCACCCAGCCAGCAGCCATCCCCTTGccctgatacccctgatactccATCCGTTGACCCTTACTCTCTGCCCCCAGTCCTCAGCCCTCAAATCCCTTCCTGCATTATGGAGCTGCACAGCCCGTACTCCGAGCCGCCTGTCCTCAGTCCTCAACAGTACATCGCAGAGGAAACTCTGGAAGTTAGTGAAAGGGATACTGCAGAGAGTTTTTCggagtctgtctcagctgtcacagTTCCCATCACCATCTCCCTCCCTTCCACTGCAGCTGAGACAAATGCAGAGGTGGAAGATGGTTGTTTAGCATTCAGTGGGATCATATTTTCTGGCAGTGGTTTGGTGTGTGATAAACTGGTGTCATGTCGATCCCAGTCATTGCCTCGACAGTCAGCTACAGCTCCAAACCCCAAAAAACGCTGTCGATCAGCCAGCCCTGAATGTAACCGCAGCAAAAGGAGTAGGATTACAGGGAAATGTAACTGGACTGAACAAGGGTTTATATCTATAAAACCAGAACGTGACATTATGGCAAAGTGTGGGGGGTATTCATTATTTGACAAGGCCGCTTGTCAGATAACACAGTGTCCTCGACAACAGGTGTCTTCATGCACTGTGGAAGAACTTGACTTAACAACATTTTGTGTTCCCACTGTGCAGAATTTACCATGGGAACCAAGTCAAACTGACATTTGGGGTCATAATAATGCACGTGTAACAACTCCTTCAAAAACAAAGACCTTTTCACTATCGCACTCTACCTCAGTGTGCATCGAGTCGGCCCTCATCCCTGACTTGGCTGCGCTCTCTCCATCGTCATCTGACTCTGACTGGGACTGTGACCTGCTGTCACGGCTGGGCCCGACCTCGGCGACACCTCTTTTGCCCTCTGAGCAGAGCTGCGAGGTCGACAAGGAGGTCCTCCATAAGCCGTGCACGTGGATGCAAGACACCAGCTACGAGTCACGTCTGCACACGGCCCTCCAGCCGGCGACCCCAACGACCTCACTGTGTGGAGAGGAAATGGACCCATCAGTGTTTTCCAGGACTGTGATACAGATTGTTCAAGTTCAGCACTGACTATTAATTTGGTGATTGTTCCAGAAAACTAGAAGAACCACCACTGGGAGCAGTAAGTGTTGGACTCTGCAGCTGCTTATTCCACCTCGAGGAACAATGTGCAGCACTTAAGCCCTTCAAAATAAACCACTGACGTGTACattcaataaatatttataatttagtGCAAACTAAAAGGTAACGCTCAACTGTTTTTAGGTCATGCACATTTGTATTATTGGTTGTAGTAGATGCATAGTGGATGCTGCATCCTCGCATGCATTTAAAGAGCTTCCATTATCATGCTTACTCTCAACCTGTAATTCTCCTTGTGCACAGGACCCAAGCAGTTTCTGTATATTGTGCTGACTGCGGTGTTTCAGCAGCTATGTCCGGGAACACACGGTGGTACTGAGAATTTAATGAGGCTTTTCTGAATGGGGGCATTACTCAATTACTGTAAGTGCTGCATCTGGATCAGATCCCGATTGCACCAGCGTAGATGGTCAAAGGGGCGAGAGGAGGCGTTGGTGGAGGGGAGGCCTCGCACGAGGTGCAAGACAAACTGTCGGATTAATGTGAAACGACTTTTCCTCCCTTCTGAAGGTGGGCCAAAGAACCTGTTCCGCTGTAGTGCACTGCAGCTACAGGAGCTTTTTTATCTTCACTTCTCGGTTTGTGAAATTTAAGGTCACGTGCCATTAAAGACTCGCCGCAGCTCATCATTGCAGACAGAACTCAAATCGAATGTCACCAAGAAATCTCACCCAGTGCTCATGGGGGAAAATGTGAAGTGAAATCTTGTGcggtgtttttaaataaatgtttttaaccttAAACATTTCCTGCTGCGTGTTTCAGAACAAGTTGTTGCTTCAGGAACTGTGCGGCTGTGCTGAacatatttcttcctttttaaataaatgctgatGGTGCTCCTAGAGTAAGGGAGGCAAGGATGGAGCAAGGGCAACAGCGAGGTCGATGTGTTCTGTTTGGCTCATCATCCCAGCGTCCGGCTGACACCGACAATATTTGATATCTAATCTCGGTGCCGTGTTGCGTAACCTCTTAACTTTCTAGATTTGTTGGACTGACAGGATCCTTTGTTGTGAGCAGCACTGGACAAAAGCACAGCTGCTTGTCACAGGAGCAGGGAGAACAACACCACCCTTTAACTTTGCAGACTTCACGGCTGTTGTGTACTGAAGAGACTTTGTTGATAAGTAGAGGGGAGTGTGGGGAAGTACGTCTGCTGAGGGTGTCTGGAGCAGAGAATCAGATGTATTTTCAAATGATACATTGTTCAAAAAATCTCAAGCTTGTTGGTCATCCTCTGAAACAAGGAGTCAGTGGATCGGGGAGGAGAATGGGAGAAAAACATTCACCACAAGTCACCAGGGTCAGACTGCTGCTCACTGATATTCATGTTCATGACTGTTGATAAAATGTTGATAAAGAGTTTATGACTTTGTGCAAGAGGCCGGAGGAGTCGTTACATTTTCATCTTTCTATCCAATGTTtctgaacacgatatctcaagaaagCCTCTGAGGGGGattttcctcaaatttggtacaaatgttcacttggactcaacgATGAACTGGTAAGATGTTAAAGGTCATAGTGACCTCATGAATCTGGAGAAGAGTGTATGAAGaatgaaactgcactggtttgGCGGTTATTCTGTTATAAACCTCAGTTGGGtcatatttaaaaggaaaaaacgaTTTACGAGCTTCATCCGATTAATTTAAAGGAGTTAAAGAAATAGTCGTTTATTTTACATGAAGATATTACACATGGGAagataaaatacagttttttcagtttagtttttaaatcagaGGTGGGCCTGTCGACCCCCACGTGCTCTTTGGACCAAGATAAACGACTCCTTGCAGCCTCCAGGAacacaggagtgtgtgtttgtccttgtACTTATTTGTGAGGATCATTTTGAGCATAGtccctacagagtgaggacatttttggaaagttaGAAAATTTTGGCAGgccctcactttttcaaagggctgtttgagggttaagacttggttttagggttaggcttTTAGTTTGGGTGGTTAAAGTTAGGGGCTACAGAAtacattatgccaatgagtttCCTCACTAAGATACATGTAGATGTACaaacgtgtgcgtgtgtgtgcatttctttCTATAATTATGAGGGctaattttggttcaatacaaTCATTGTGGGGatattttggctggtcctcagAAATTCAAATGCTTGTTATGGTAGatgttagggttagaattaggggttaggtttgggttagggttagttttgatggttaaggtttggcTAAGGGGCTGGGGAATGCAgtatgccaatgagtgtcctcacaactatagagagacgtatgtgtgtgggtgtgtgtatgtgtgtgtgtgtgtgtgtgattgaaagggagagagggagagagacagcggTGGAGCTCGTTGACACCGACACACACCGCGCAGCTGGATCCGAGCGCAGGAGCTTCATCAACGGGAGCTTCCACTCGCTGCAGGCGGAGAGGGAGGTGAGAGATGCGGGCTCCGCGCTGGACGGACCCCCgctgttgtgtttgttctcaCCGCGATCGACAgccccgccgccgccgcagcagcagctccgctCCCGGCTCCCCTCGGTTCACTTAACGGAGCAGCCCCGGAGGAGAAATCACAGGGACTATGTGAGCACCATGCTCGCCGTGGGATGCCTGCTGTTCGCCGCAGTGTGTGCACGGTGCGCCGCGACAGGTAAGAGGCTCCAGGGCTCAGCTCGACCCGGAGGAAGCTGCACGTTTTCTGCGTCTTTTCGTGTTATTGCGGCCGCTCGACACAACAACAGGCTCCGTGTGGTTGTTGCATCGGCGTCAACAAGCGTCTCTTCATCGGCTCAAAACGCCAGAAATAATACGTTTTAACATCCAGTCAGATCCACCCTGCAGTGCACTGATCCTCCCCGGTGTCCCTCTGCAGATCTGCCGCCCGCACGGGAGCTCGTTCAGCCCAAGCGGCTGCTGCAACAGATCCGCTCCCCGGAGGAGCTGCTCCACAGCCGCCTGGACACCCGGGTCAGGAACCACACCACCGGGGTACAGGTGAGTGTTAGCCGCACCTGTGACTGGTGTCAACAGTACATGGGCTTCCTTCGTGTATAGTGAAGGGGGCTTTAAACATCTGGATTCATTCGCCCTCTGAAAAATGGCTGAGTTGCTTCATACAAAATGAGATGAAGAGGATTctcgcaccccccccccccccccaaagtcTCCAACCACTTAAACTCTTCATCCTGATCAGTGAATCTTCAATTTGTTCAATCAAAGCAGGTGCTGAGGTGGAGAGATTATAGAAGTTGTGTCTTTTTATATctaaatgatgaaatatttgAGGAGATatattcctcttttcttttttctacagCATTACcaatttacatatttagttGCTTCCTCTCAAAGATAGTTTATCTTGGCCCTAAATCAGCGGATATAGAAATCTGTACTGGCCTCAATATTTACTGATATGCacagatatgaaaacttttatctgcataaataatgtttatgttttttcctaATGCTCTAAATAGTTGGTTggaattgtgttttctttttatttatagtcatTTATAATACTGTTTATGGTGAAATAAAGCTTCAATTACATTTCCTTGTCATAAGAGTTTTGTAACGACATCTTATCAAACGTGAATATCAGCATCAGTCACCAAATATCCATATTAATCTGGCTGTAACTGCCACatatcaaaatataaattatactgTATGTTCCTGTTTGGTTCCTAATATGATTTTTCCAACTCCCACTCTATaaccataaaataaaacaagaacaatATGCAAACAACAATATCTATGAGAATACAATGGGAGAAATAAATCGTGTAAtagatataaatacatattaaaggaaaacagagacaatGGTATCAAACATGTACCATAAGAGAGCTGATAACCTTTTCTCTGCTTCACCTTTTATgaggtcaggtgtgtgtgtcacccctTCATCACCATGTGACACCTCCTCACGATGCCCAGATATCTCAGGCTGGAGCacggcaggaaaaaaaaccctcagcCCAGCCCTCACCTCTGCCGtctgctccacctctccaccCTGTTAGATTATATTTCATACCTCTACTTGTCCTCTCTCATTACCTTCACTATAAAACACTATCTGTCAGTGGATATGACACGGCTCGGACCTTGAGCTGCCCTCTGTGGTAAGCAGGTTGTCTCGTGACCTCTCCATCTTACCTGAGACTGGAGGATGTTAGTGTAAAccacacatttaaaagaaatctcaCCCACGAATACAAGGATTATCGTCTGTGTGGATTAGATATTTAGAGTATTGAAAGATTGGCTTTATATGGATTGTCATGTCAAGTGAACACTGATATTTGGACCAAATGGCTGTGTCACAACCATAGAACGGCAATAAAAGACCCAGGTCAGATTTAAAGCTgcttaatatttttattttaataatggaTCAAATGATTGGGTGTAATGTGAAACGTGTTGCTTACAGCTACAAATCCATCAGTgtctttcagctctttgtttcctccaccaaggagattatgaGATCAccatgacacttggtggaagggtgcaGTTTGGGTCAGAGAAGAATCTCTTACATTTTTGTGGATCAGATggaggatccaggaattatttttcactttcgtAAGCATCGCAAGATCGGGCGTCGGGGAAGTTCTACCCCTCACCAGAGTGTTCCAGACATTTACCTGTCGTTGTGAACTCATCTAACCCGAACCTACATTCATCATTAGGGAAAGACAAACTCCTTGGGAAATTGTGTCCatggttcatgtctgaaatcagcttatGATTCAGTGTCTTGAGCTGAGATGCTGCATTGCCTGAATTATAGGcagaatttaaatatttatgatttcttgttaaaaggaaaaaatacaagACGATAAAAAAAGAGATCTGGTGCAGTTTTCTTATCTCTGCTCAcattgtggtttttatttaatgtccaGTATATGGACCGTGTGGAGGTTTAGGCTGATACTAAGAGGTTTGCAGAGAGTGCATGGTAATGCTAATGAGACCTTCCTTGCTGCTGGCCTTTAAGTAACCCACTGCTGGGATCCACCACAGAGCTCTGTCTTGTAATGAGGATGGGGTTCACCTTGGAACAAGGTTAGACTGAGCCGATGAGCCCCAACGCAGAGTTTCATCCAAAAAGCCCGAGGGCTGTGTCGCCCTCAGGGAGAGGTCACCGGCGGAGGACGGCCCCTTATCACCCAACTCCTTTGTTGCTTTGTTCTCGATTCACGCTGTCAAATTATTCCATAATGAACATCCATCacttttcttccctcctccgctctcccctCATCACATTATGTCacattttttcttcttattcaCAATTCTAGTCAAAGCATGAAATACTTGACAAATTAGTGAGTCATTTGTTTGAGTCACCGACGGGGGCCAACGATGCAGGAATGTTAATTAGGGATTCGCGGTGTACTTCTCTAAAAGTTAGATGTTAGACGttcaaaatactttatttattctctgtttctcttctgctgGAAGTCATGTTCCCTCATTTAACTCATCAAGCTCTTGATCAAGTCAAATCCCAGAGACATAACTTCTTTATGCTAGTTTAGCTTGAGCTGAACCATAGATTTCCCTCTGTGCTCCTATAGACTAAAGTGAATGGACATCAGATGGACATATTTAATATAGGATTCAATTCAGACTTAAGtttggttagttttggtttttagcaggattatgcaaaacctgCTCAACAACTTTCAGACCCCAAGgaagaacaaattaaatttcGTGCAAATCCGATTTTTcacaatat includes these proteins:
- the dbf4b gene encoding protein DBF4 homolog B → MQQYAEERGLLGKLCPGDKKLEGKNFYLDNLKKRATALLLEAISLLGGRIESFLHKDVSFVVTGSQEGLQEERSVVTKGREKGTNEETQQKPKSQSVLISEKQQPVTPRPMACGSRGKALLEKAIRNNERLQGNSVLASARSWGVKILFVDDVILYLKQLTRESFNVKHRRPERTYPKQPGSHVVKAAALRTPYLKIEDSSRKYKPLHMQSTTFPSLCYLGRFSPFDIPPPRFENPTEEGESKTRETKKVESSIQDKSQPALTCNPAPWRPRKKETAYCECCHQPFTNLEEHLQSDQHRMFVLDPSNYTVVDQLVAEMLPGFNPSPPEQAEETEPPSLQLIQDVCELEPLTDGETERAIQALRRQSSLSITHISNSTAGRLTIDPGCPSLGVLFPIASPATPPADIQSFTPTECQFPDIQPHALSPVMPLLDVKPQNHASPSQQPSPCPDTPDTPSVDPYSLPPVLSPQIPSCIMELHSPYSEPPVLSPQQYIAEETLEVSERDTAESFSESVSAVTVPITISLPSTAAETNAEVEDGCLAFSGIIFSGSGLVCDKLVSCRSQSLPRQSATAPNPKKRCRSASPECNRSKRSRITGKCNWTEQGFISIKPERDIMAKCGGYSLFDKAACQITQCPRQQVSSCTVEELDLTTFCVPTVQNLPWEPSQTDIWGHNNARVTTPSKTKTFSLSHSTSVCIESALIPDLAALSPSSSDSDWDCDLLSRLGPTSATPLLPSEQSCEVDKEVLHKPCTWMQDTSYESRLHTALQPATPTTSLCGEEMDPSVFSRTVIQIVQVQH